Proteins encoded together in one Lutra lutra chromosome 4, mLutLut1.2, whole genome shotgun sequence window:
- the CDC20 gene encoding cell division cycle protein 20 homolog, whose translation MAQFVFESDLHSLLQLDAPIPNAPPARWQRKAKEAAGPAPSPMRAANRSHSAGRTPGRTPGKSSSKTQTTPSKPGGDRYIPHRSASQMEVASFLLSKENQPEDSQTPTKKEHQKAWALNLNGFDVEEAKILRLSGKPQNAPEGYQNRLKVLYSQKATPGSSRKTCRYIPSLPDRILDAPEIRNDYYLNLVDWSSGNVLAVALDNSVYLWSASSGDILQLLQMEQPGDYISSVAWIKEGNYLAVGTSSAEVQLWDVQQQKRLRNMTSHSARVSSLCWNSYIVSSGSRSGQIHHHDVRVAEHHVATLSGHSQEVCGLRWAPDGRHLASGGNDNLVNVWPSAPGEGGWVPLQTFTQHQGAVKAVAWCPWQSNVLATGGGTSDRHIRIWNVCSGACLSAVDAQSQVCSILWSPHYKELISGHGFAQNQLVIWKYPTMAKVAELKGHTARVLSLTMSPDGATVASAAADETLRLWRCFELDPARRREREKASAAKSSLIHQGIR comes from the exons ATGGCGCAGTTCGTGTTCGAGAGCGACCTGCACTCGCTGCTGCAGCTGGACGCACCTATCCCCAATGCACCCCCCGCGCGCTGGCAGCGCAAAGCTAAGGAAGCCGCGGGGCCGGCCCCCTCACCCATGCGGGCGGCCAACCGATCCCACAGCGCCGGCAGGACCCCGGGCCGAACTCCCG GCAAATCCAGCTCCAAGACTCAGACCACTCCCAGCAAACCTGGCGGTGACCGCTACATCCCCCATCGCAGTGCTTCCCAGATGGAGGTGGCCAGTTTCCTCCTGAGCAAGGAAAACCAGCCTGAAGATAGCCAGACGCCCACCAAGAAG GAACATCAGAAAGCCTGGGCTTTGAACCTGAACGGTTTTGATGTGGAGGAAGCCAAGATCCTTCGGCTCAGTGGAAAACCACAAAATGCCCCAGAGG GTTACCAGAACAGACTGAAAGTGCTTTACAGCCAGAAGGCCACGCCCGGCTCCAGCCGGAAGACCTGCCGTTACATTCCTTCCCTGCCAGACCGAATCCTGGACGCCCCTGAAATCCGGAATGACTACT ACCTGAACCTTGTGGACTGGAGCTCTGGAAATGTACTGGCTGTGGCATTGGACAACAGCGTGTACTTGTGGAGTGCTAGCTCCGGGGACATCTTGCAGCTACTGCAAATGGAGCAGCCTGGGGACTATATATCTTCAGTGGCCTGGATCAAAGAGGGCAACTACCTGGCAGTGGGCACCAGCAGTGCCGAGGTGCAG CTATGGGATGTGCAGCAGCAGAAGCGGCTTCGAAACATGACTAGTCATTCCGCCCGTGTAAGCTCCCTGTGTTGGAACAGCTACATCGTGTCCAG tgGCTCACGTTCTGGCCAGATCCACCACCATGATGTTCGGGTGGCAGAACACCATGTGGCCACCCTGAGCGGCCACAGCCAGGAGGTGTGTGGGCTGCGCTGGGCCCCAGATGGACGACATTTGGCCAGCGGCGGCAATGATAACTTGGTCAATGTGTGGCCTAGTGCTcctggagagggtggctgggttccCCTGCAGACATTCACCCAGCATCAGGGGGCTGTCAAG GCTGTAGCTTGGTGTCCCTGGCAGTCCAATGTCCTGGCGACTGGAGGGGGCACCAGTGACCGACACATTCGCATCTGGAATGTCTGCTCTGGGGCCTGTCTGAGTGCTGTGGATGCTCAATCCCAG GTGTGCTCCATCCTCTGGTCTCCCCACTACAAGGAGCTCATCTCAGGCCATGGCTTTGCCCAGAACCAGTTGGTTATTTGGAAGTACCCAACCATGGCCAAGGTTGCTGAGCTTAAAG gtcacacagcccGGGTCCTGAGTCTGACCATGAGCCCAGACGGGGCCACTGTGGCCTCAGCAGCAGCAGATGAGACCCTGCGGCTGTGGCGCTGCTTTGAGCTGGACCCTGCACGGCGGCGGGAGCGGGAGAAGGCCAGCGCAGCCAAGAGCAGCCTTATCCACCAGGGCATCCGTTGA